ACCCTTGATTTACAAAACATTGTTATGAAAATAAGAATGATACCTATTGCATTTGTATTCAACAGATTCCCAAGACTTGTTAGAGACACATCTAAAAAATTAGGAAAAGATGTTGAATTAATTATAGAAGGTGAAGATACAGAATTAGATAGAACAGTTGTTGATGAAATTGGCGATCCATTAGTACACTTAATAAGAAACTCAATAGACCATGGTATAGAACCTGTAGAAGAAAGAATTAAAAAAGGAAAGCCTAAAGTTGGAACTATTAAACTTTCAGCATGGCATGAAGGCGATGGTGTTGTAATAAGCGTTGAAGATGATGGTAGAGGTTTAGACAGAGACCTTATTGCAAACAAAGCCATTGAAAAAGGACTTGTTGACCCTGCAATGGTACCAACAATGAGCGATGAAGAAGTATTCTCATTTATATTCCTTCCAGGATTTTCAACCAAAAAACAGGCCACTGATTTATCAGGTCGTGGCGTTGGAATGGATGTTGTAAAAACAGTAGTAGAATCATTAAATGGTTCTGTTACAATATCATCCAAAAAAGATGTTGGAACAAAAATCACCATAAGATTACCTCTTACATTATCTATTATTCAGGTATTATTAGTTACACTTGACGATTATGTATATGCAATTCCAATTGCAAACATTGATACAACACAAAAAATTACAGATGGAGAAATAAGAATTGTTCAGGGTAACGAAGTATTTGTATTAAGAGGCGAAATAATTCCTCTTATTAGATTAAGAGAATTATTCAAAATGCCTCCAAAAGAAGAAGATTTTGTTGAAAAAATTGTTATTGTAAAAACAGCAAATAGAAAATATGGTGTTGTAGTTGATAATTTACTTGGACAGGATGACATTGTTATAAAATCACTTGGAAAATATCTTAATAGTGTAAAAGAATTCAGTGGTGGCGCTATACTTGGTGACGGTAGAATCGCTTTGATACTCGATATAACCAATTTAAACGAACAATAATGGGGTGATATAATGCAAAAGGAAATACTTTCTTTTGAAGTTGTTAATCAGGAATTTGGAATTGACGTAGATTATGTTGAAATGGTAATAGAAAAAGAAGAAATTACACCTGTTCCTAACTCAAGAGTCTTTATTGAAGGTGTGGTTAATTTAAGGGGGCGTATAGTTCCTGTATTTGACTTAACAAAAATATTAGATTTAGAAGTACCAGAAGATATTGTTTTTGATAGTATTATAATAATGAAACACGAAAAAGAAGAAATTGGTATTTTGGTAAACAAAGTAAATAATGTTATCTCTTTTGATGATGAGGAACTTGATGTTTTACCTGCAAAAAGCGGTAAATTCGTTGGGAAAGTAAATGGTGTTTTAAAAATAAACAATCGACTTATTGTATATTTAAATCTTGAAAAGTTATTTGAATCATTGGAAACAAAATAAAATTTAAACATATTGTGGAGGTGCTTTATAAATGGCTATTAAAGTTTTAATTGTAGATGATGCTGCATTTATGAGAATGTTGTTAAAAGACATCGTTACTAAAGCGGGGATGGAAGTTGTAGGAGAAGCTGCAAATGGTCAGGATGCAGTAACCAAATACATGGAATTAAAACCTGACGTAGTTACAATGGATATTACAATGCCTGTAATGGATGGAATTCAGGCAATAAAAGAAATAAAAAAACAGGACCCTGCTGCAAAAATAATTGTATGTAGTGCTATGGGACAACAGGCAATGGTTATAGAAGCTATACAGGCTGGTGCAAAGGATTTTATTGTTAAACCATTCCAGGCAAATAGGGTTATAGAAGCAATACAAAAAGTTGTTAGGGGGTGATTAAAACGCCCCTTACTTTTTCATCTACTGCAACAACAACTACTAATCTTACCAACTGGACAATCTGGGCTTTTTTATTATTATTCTTTTTTGTTATATTTATATTCCTATTAATATTCATCCAGAAAAAATTGATTAACAAAGGGGTAATCACAACACCAAAGGTTAGGGTTGTTAAAAAATTTTATATAGACCATAATATGACACTTAATATTATAAAAGTGTTGGATGATTATTATTTAGTATTATCCAATCATAATTCTATAGCTTATCTGGATAAAATAGATTATGAAAAACTTTCTGAAATACTAAAAGGAAAAAGAGATTTTCTGGATTCATTTGTTGGAGCATTAAAAAGGGAGAAAAAAGAAAATGAGAAAACTTCTTTCTAAAAAATTCATAATAGCTATATTTTTACTAATTTTTGTAACAGGTATTGCTCAAGAACCAGTTCCTATACCTGAAATAAATATTGATATTGGTGGCGGAACTCCTGGCCCTGACACATTAATTCCAACACTGGAAATTTTGTTATTATTATCAATATTAACTCTTGCTCCATCTTTAATAATGATGTTTACATCATTTATGAGAATTGTAATAGTGCTCTCATTTTTACGAACAGCCATGGGAAGTCGTCAGGCACCACCAAATCAGGTATTAATAGGGATCTCTTTAATACTTACATTTTTAATAATGACACCTGTGTTTAATGACATATA
This is a stretch of genomic DNA from Marinitoga piezophila KA3. It encodes these proteins:
- a CDS encoding response regulator; the protein is MAIKVLIVDDAAFMRMLLKDIVTKAGMEVVGEAANGQDAVTKYMELKPDVVTMDITMPVMDGIQAIKEIKKQDPAAKIIVCSAMGQQAMVIEAIQAGAKDFIVKPFQANRVIEAIQKVVRG
- a CDS encoding chemotaxis protein CheW gives rise to the protein MQKEILSFEVVNQEFGIDVDYVEMVIEKEEITPVPNSRVFIEGVVNLRGRIVPVFDLTKILDLEVPEDIVFDSIIIMKHEKEEIGILVNKVNNVISFDDEELDVLPAKSGKFVGKVNGVLKINNRLIVYLNLEKLFESLETK